TGAAGGCGTAGCAGATCGTGGAGCCAACGAAGTTGAATCCGCGGGCTTTGAGGTCCTTGCTCATCGCGTCGGATTCCTTGGAGGTGGCGACGATTTCTTTCATCGACTTAACGCACGTAACAAGGGGTTTGCCGCCGACGAATTGCCAAATGTAACGGTCGAAGGAGCCAA
The Verrucomicrobiia bacterium genome window above contains:
- a CDS encoding DNA-3-methyladenine glycosylase I, with translation GSFDRYIWQFVGGKPLVTCVKSMKEIVATSKESDAMSKDLKARGFNFVGSTICYAFMQAAGLVNDHLVTCFRYREVQR